The following coding sequences are from one Rhodothermales bacterium window:
- a CDS encoding isoamylase early set domain-containing protein has translation MIKKETIKKSGHIKVTFSLPADHPHGSSSVVGDFNAWDPLANPFTKRTKRTVTTSIVLPPGGKYHFRYLGDGAIWFDEPEADAHEVTAQGTKNSVLAT, from the coding sequence ATGATCAAGAAAGAAACGATCAAAAAAAGCGGCCACATCAAGGTCACCTTCAGCCTTCCGGCCGACCATCCCCATGGGTCGTCATCCGTCGTGGGCGACTTCAATGCCTGGGATCCGCTGGCGAACCCGTTTACGAAACGGACCAAGAGAACGGTCACTACCTCGATCGTCCTGCCCCCGGGCGGGAAATACCATTTCCGCTATCTGGGCGACGGGGCTATCTGGTTCGATGAGCCCGAGGCCGATGCCCATGAGGTCACCGCGCAGGGTACAAAGAATAGCGTCTTGGCGACGTGA
- a CDS encoding HmuY family protein, which translates to MRTIMSFANLLSLLALLILAFIWVGCDTTSDEEEFPDPELTHVTDLPADPIVGISPEGRPIGRGLFTFHSLRENEVLTTADSATTAWDVAFRGTDLIVNGGTTGPGNGAVQIVEGTFDEILEAPETGWNLATAEVPAIPPGSGNGWYNYNPATNIISPIPGRVVLVRTADGLYAKLSVVSYYRGAPDTPTAESESRYVTFDYVLQPDGSRQFE; encoded by the coding sequence ATGCGTACCATTATGTCCTTCGCCAACCTGCTTTCTCTCCTCGCCCTCCTGATACTTGCATTTATCTGGGTCGGCTGTGATACCACTAGCGACGAAGAGGAATTTCCAGATCCGGAACTGACCCATGTGACCGACTTGCCGGCCGACCCCATCGTCGGTATCTCGCCTGAGGGCCGGCCCATCGGCCGGGGGCTCTTCACCTTTCACAGCCTCCGGGAAAACGAAGTGCTCACTACGGCCGATTCCGCCACTACCGCCTGGGATGTCGCCTTCCGGGGTACCGATCTGATCGTCAACGGCGGCACGACCGGCCCGGGCAACGGTGCGGTGCAGATCGTGGAAGGGACGTTCGATGAGATCCTTGAAGCGCCCGAAACCGGCTGGAACCTGGCGACCGCCGAAGTGCCTGCTATCCCCCCGGGGTCCGGCAACGGCTGGTACAACTACAACCCGGCTACCAATATCATCTCTCCGATCCCCGGCCGCGTGGTGCTCGTCCGAACGGCTGATGGCCTCTACGCTAAACTGAGTGTAGTGAGCTACTACCGCGGCGCGCCGGACACCCCGACGGCGGAGTCGGAGTCCCGCTACGTCACGTTCGACTACGTCCTCCAGCCCGACGGCTCGCGTCAGTTTGAATAA
- a CDS encoding TonB-dependent receptor gives MLALWQGLLPVAAAQTSEPRKLPVAKADSIWTLSMPAVVITATRSIRELRDVPILTDVVTSESMRLLGAPRLSEVLAEQTGLAIVPEFGAAGVQLQGMDAAYTLVLIDGEPVIGRSGGAVDLERIGVAGVERVEIVRGPLSSLYGSEALAGVINVITRTPQEGVQGSARASFETHDTMDLTVASDLQFGRFGSRIELNRFSSSGYDLFPEILGLTVPGFTDYAANARLRFDGDHTEWRLNGRFATQEQQSSSGLFLNGIQVEFDERAERTDWSLAPHVTHRLRSGDRLTGRLYAASYGTFLSVRDLADTALATTTLFDQAYYKAEAQWDAVLSRNHFFSAGAGYIGETVQTDRVRGGKRSNENLYGFLQHEWMPGDKVDVVLSTRLDRHSDYGLHLSPRLALLVTPREAVRVRMSVGSGFKAPTFQQLYMDFTNPAGGYTVFGSVDIRQALDEQAALGLIDYLLADPSEIGGVRPETALAYTLGVDAELGPRTYLQTHLFRSDVRDQIETLPAAVRTNGQTIFTYVNLNEVFVQGFHAELRHGITPALEATLGYQFLDARDRDVLDQIDAGELFTRVDGRDRRLTRSDYGGLFSRSRHSGNLRVLYRWPEAGLTASVRGILRGRYGYADLNGNLVLDDDREYVEAYTLWNATLTKRLGPSVEAQLGAKNLFDVTDREYVPSLSGRRWFVSLQYTFDPKR, from the coding sequence TTGCTGGCTCTTTGGCAGGGGTTGTTGCCGGTGGCCGCCGCGCAGACGTCCGAGCCGCGGAAACTTCCCGTAGCGAAGGCAGACTCGATCTGGACGTTGTCCATGCCGGCTGTGGTGATCACGGCGACCCGCAGTATCCGGGAGCTCCGCGATGTCCCGATTTTAACCGATGTCGTCACGTCGGAGTCGATGCGCTTGCTCGGGGCACCGCGGTTGAGTGAGGTATTGGCGGAGCAGACGGGGCTGGCGATTGTGCCGGAGTTTGGCGCGGCCGGCGTACAGCTGCAGGGGATGGATGCCGCCTACACGCTCGTATTGATCGACGGAGAGCCCGTAATCGGCCGGTCTGGCGGGGCGGTGGATCTGGAGCGGATCGGGGTCGCCGGCGTCGAACGGGTCGAGATCGTGCGCGGACCGCTCTCGTCGCTCTATGGCAGCGAGGCGCTTGCCGGCGTGATCAACGTGATCACCCGCACACCGCAGGAGGGGGTGCAGGGCTCCGCCCGCGCGAGTTTCGAGACCCACGATACGATGGACCTGACGGTGGCGAGCGACCTCCAGTTCGGCCGCTTCGGGTCCCGCATCGAACTCAATCGCTTCAGCTCCAGCGGCTACGACCTGTTCCCGGAGATCCTGGGCCTTACCGTGCCCGGTTTTACGGACTACGCCGCCAATGCCCGACTCCGTTTTGATGGCGACCATACCGAGTGGCGCCTCAACGGGCGTTTTGCCACCCAGGAGCAGCAGAGCTCCTCCGGACTCTTCCTGAATGGCATACAGGTCGAATTCGACGAACGGGCCGAGCGGACGGATTGGAGCCTCGCGCCCCATGTCACCCACAGGCTGCGCTCGGGCGACCGCCTCACCGGCCGGCTCTACGCCGCCTCGTACGGCACGTTCCTCTCCGTACGCGACCTCGCGGACACCGCGCTGGCCACGACGACGCTGTTCGACCAGGCCTACTACAAGGCCGAGGCCCAGTGGGACGCCGTCCTCTCCCGCAACCACTTCTTCTCTGCCGGCGCCGGCTACATCGGCGAGACCGTCCAAACCGACCGCGTCCGCGGCGGCAAACGGTCCAACGAAAACCTCTACGGCTTCCTCCAGCACGAATGGATGCCCGGAGACAAGGTCGATGTGGTGCTCAGCACGCGGCTGGACCGGCATAGCGATTACGGGCTCCACCTCAGCCCGCGCCTGGCGCTGCTCGTCACCCCCCGCGAGGCCGTGCGGGTACGTATGTCCGTCGGCTCCGGCTTTAAGGCGCCGACCTTCCAGCAGCTGTACATGGACTTCACCAACCCGGCCGGCGGCTACACGGTCTTCGGTTCGGTGGATATCCGCCAGGCCCTCGACGAACAGGCCGCCCTGGGGCTGATCGACTACCTCCTCGCGGATCCCTCGGAGATCGGCGGCGTCCGCCCGGAAACGGCGCTGGCCTACACCCTCGGCGTTGATGCCGAACTCGGGCCGCGGACCTACCTCCAGACGCACCTCTTCCGGAGCGACGTGCGGGACCAGATCGAAACCCTCCCTGCCGCCGTGCGCACCAACGGGCAAACCATCTTTACGTACGTCAACCTCAACGAGGTTTTTGTCCAGGGCTTCCATGCCGAACTCCGCCACGGGATTACGCCGGCACTCGAAGCCACCCTCGGCTACCAGTTCCTCGACGCCCGCGATCGTGACGTGCTCGACCAGATCGACGCCGGTGAGCTCTTCACCCGGGTCGATGGCCGCGACCGGCGTCTCACGCGGTCGGACTATGGCGGATTGTTTTCGCGCTCCCGGCATAGCGGCAACCTGCGCGTACTCTACCGATGGCCTGAGGCCGGCCTCACGGCCTCCGTCCGCGGCATCCTGCGCGGGCGCTACGGTTATGCCGACCTCAACGGCAACCTCGTCCTCGACGACGACCGCGAATACGTGGAGGCTTATACCCTCTGGAACGCCACCCTCACCAAACGGCTGGGGCCCTCCGTCGAGGCGCAACTGGGCGCCAAAAATCTCTTCGATGTGACCGACCGCGAGTACGTCCCATCACTCTCCGGCCGGCGCTGGTTCGTTTCCCTTCAGTACACCTTCGATCCTAAACGATAA
- a CDS encoding helix-turn-helix domain-containing protein — protein sequence MLSSKPLLSLKEAAHLLNVHPSTLRRWADQGDILAVVTPGGHRRFSQQEIERMRSPLAPLVDQEPATLAFEKTALQHTREELQHHRNDAWMESMDDAARTEQRELGRRVMGLMMRYIAGADLAVLEEARQIGHTYATMSQRAGLNLSQTLQAMMFFRENIVESILLLPESVRANLDNNKQLLRSVNGFLNAVLMGVSEYYDVR from the coding sequence ATGCTATCGTCTAAACCGCTGCTCTCATTAAAGGAGGCCGCCCATCTCCTGAACGTGCACCCTTCGACCCTGCGCCGGTGGGCGGATCAGGGGGATATTCTGGCGGTGGTGACGCCGGGTGGGCATCGGCGTTTTTCGCAGCAGGAGATTGAGCGGATGCGTTCCCCGTTGGCGCCGCTGGTGGATCAGGAGCCGGCGACCCTGGCGTTTGAGAAGACGGCTCTGCAGCACACGAGGGAGGAGCTACAGCATCACCGAAACGACGCGTGGATGGAATCGATGGACGATGCGGCGCGGACGGAGCAGCGAGAGTTGGGCCGGCGGGTGATGGGTCTGATGATGCGTTATATCGCGGGCGCGGACCTAGCCGTCCTGGAAGAGGCACGCCAGATCGGCCATACCTATGCGACGATGTCTCAACGGGCGGGGCTCAACCTGAGCCAGACACTCCAGGCGATGATGTTTTTCAGGGAGAACATCGTGGAGAGCATCCTTTTGCTGCCGGAATCAGTGCGAGCGAACCTGGACAACAACAAGCAGCTTTTGAGAAGCGTGAATGGCTTTTTGAATGCCGTGCTGATGGGGGTGTCGGAGTATTACGACGTGCGCTAG